From the genome of Mesorhizobium japonicum MAFF 303099, one region includes:
- a CDS encoding IS5 family transposase produces MSRYDLSDFEWHVIKPLLPNKPRGVPRVDDRRVMNGIFWVLRSGAPWRDLPERYGPRTTCYNRFVRWRKASVWDRLMDAITAVHDGDIQMIDSTSVRAHQQAATAKKGGQITVSVTRGGLTTKIHVVVDAQGLPIRLGLTAGQAHDSQIADQLLNHLSPRTIVLADKAYDADRIRSLIEGQGATPNIPPKSNRRWKPCFSKRLYRERNLIERFFSKLKHFRRIATRYDKLAANFLAMVQLASMRLWLRAYESTA; encoded by the coding sequence ATGAGCCGATATGACCTTAGCGACTTCGAATGGCACGTTATCAAGCCGCTTCTCCCCAACAAACCGCGTGGTGTGCCGCGTGTAGACGACCGACGTGTAATGAATGGCATCTTCTGGGTTCTGCGCTCCGGTGCGCCGTGGCGCGACCTGCCCGAGCGCTACGGCCCACGAACCACCTGCTACAACCGCTTCGTGCGATGGCGGAAGGCGAGTGTGTGGGACCGGCTGATGGATGCCATCACCGCCGTGCACGACGGTGACATCCAGATGATCGACAGTACCTCCGTTCGCGCCCACCAACAGGCCGCGACGGCAAAAAAGGGGGGCCAGATCACTGTCTCGGTCACGCGCGGCGGGCTCACGACGAAAATCCACGTCGTTGTCGATGCGCAAGGGCTTCCAATCCGGCTCGGCCTGACCGCCGGACAGGCGCATGACAGTCAGATCGCAGATCAACTGCTCAACCACCTCAGCCCGCGCACCATCGTGCTGGCCGACAAGGCCTACGATGCGGATCGCATCCGCTCCTTGATCGAGGGGCAAGGTGCAACACCCAACATCCCGCCTAAAAGCAATCGGCGCTGGAAGCCTTGCTTCAGCAAACGGCTCTACCGCGAGCGCAATCTGATTGAGCGCTTCTTCTCCAAGCTGAAGCACTTCCGCCGCATCGCCACCCGCTACGACAAGCTCGCCGCCAACTTCCTGGCTATGGTCCAGCTCGCCTCAATGCGCCTGTGGCTGCGTGCTTATGAGTCTACGGCCTAG
- a CDS encoding helix-turn-helix domain-containing protein — protein MDSRHLLSADQARAARALLNWSRVRLAAKANLSEMTIAVLENGIRKPRPHNITAIRKAFEDAGIVFTSEGSSSLARPEGDSGLVTDNRMWRGRQRKA, from the coding sequence ATGGACAGCCGACACCTCCTCTCAGCAGATCAAGCAAGGGCAGCGCGAGCCCTACTGAACTGGTCGCGAGTGCGCCTTGCCGCAAAAGCCAATCTTAGCGAGATGACGATCGCCGTTCTTGAGAATGGCATTAGGAAACCCCGTCCCCACAACATCACGGCCATTCGCAAAGCATTTGAGGACGCCGGAATTGTCTTCACCTCGGAAGGCTCTTCATCGCTAGCCCGCCCTGAAGGTGACAGCGGTCTTGTCACCGACAATAGAATGTGGCGCGGCCGGCAGAGAAAGGCGTAG